The Coffea arabica cultivar ET-39 chromosome 3c, Coffea Arabica ET-39 HiFi, whole genome shotgun sequence genome contains a region encoding:
- the LOC113736071 gene encoding gibberellin 20 oxidase 1-D, which produces MPSAKNQFSLSPTTNETKGEQKSLVFDAPFLQNQSDIPHEFIWPDEEKPCLEPPPMLHVPCIDLNGFLSGDPVAVSTTTKLVKQACLEHGFFLVVNHGMDLQLLKAAHKCLDFFFDRPLQEKQRVQRKLGDHCGYASSFTNRFSSKLPWKETLSFRYCADGQQALNIVESYFLNGMGEDFRESGKVFQKYSEAMSSLSLKIMELLGTSLGVKAKHFREFFAGNDSIMRLNYYPACQKPDLTLGTGPHTDPTSLTILHQDHVGGLEVYVNGKWHSVPPDPEAFVVNIGDTFMALSNGIYKSCLHRAIVNSRTPRKSIAFFLCPKMDKVVSPPEELVSSDNPRMFPDFTWSELLEFTQKHYRADMKTLDAFAKWLIHQRDAQKMAT; this is translated from the exons ATGCCTAGTGCTAAAAATCAGTTCTCATTATCTCCAACAACAAATGAAACCAAAGGCgaacaaaagtcacttgtcttTGATGCACCTTTTCTCCAAAATCAATCCGACATTCCCCATGAGTTCATATGGCCTGATGAGGAAAAGCCTTGTCTTGAACCTCCCCCAATGCTTCATGTGCCTTGTATAGATTTGAATGGCTTCCTCTCTGGGGACCCTGTCGCTGTCTCCACCACAACTAAGCTAGTAAAGCAGGCATGTCTTGAACATGGTTTCTTTCTTGTGGTTAATCATGGGATGGACTTGCAACTCCTAAAAGCAGCCCACAAGTGCTTGGATTTCTTCTTTGATAGGCCACTGCAAGAAAAGCAGAGAGTCCAGAGAAAGCTTGGGGATCATTGTGGTTATGCTAGCAGCTTCACTAATAGGTTCTCCTCCAAACTTCCATGGAAAGAAACACTCTCTTTTCGATATTGTGCTGATGGTCAACAGGCCCTAAACATTGTTGAAAGCTACTTCTTGAATGGAATGGGTGAAGATTTTAGAGAATCCGG GAAGGTGTTCCAGAAGTACAGTGAAGCTATGAGCAGTCTGTCTCTTAAAATTATGGAGCTTTTGGGAACCAGTCTTGGAGTAAAAGCGAAACATTTCAGGGAATTCTTTGCAGGAAATGATTCAATAATGAGATTAAACTACTATCCTGCATGCCAAAAACCTGATCTAACTCTTGGAACAGGCCCTCACACTGACCCTACATCCTTAACAATTCTTCATCAGGATCATGTTGGAGGCCTTGAAGTGTATGTCAATGGAAAATGGCACTCTGTTCCTCCTGACCCTGAAGCTTTCGTCGTCAATATTGGTGACACATTCATG GCTCTTTCAAATGGAATCTACAAAAGTTGCTTGCATAGGGCGATTGTGAACTCTCGAACTCCAAGAAAATCTATTGCATTTTTCCTGTGTCCCAAAATGGATAAGGTTGTAAGCCCCCCCGAAGAATTGGTATCTTCTGATAATCCAAGGATGTTTCCAGACTTTACATGGTCAGAACTGCTTGAATTCACTCAGAAACATTACAGAGCTGATATGAAAACCCTGGACGCTTTTGCGAAATGGCTGATACACCAAAGGGATGCTCAAAAAATGGCTACTTAA
- the LOC140037928 gene encoding uncharacterized protein — translation MHDVKFAAICEPKADVAQIESIRLRISFDAVEVNTSGDIWVFYSLPFTCSVVGRSSQHISLLVHHAWLPGELVVSFAHVSYSREERRTLWRDLLVDKPTSVPWCVCGDFNVIMEPQEMRGGQPFGNTEGQELLSFIEEAAVFDAGFSRQVIQEWNKTSFMNVFDAVRAVEENVLCAESRVEHEDSKAAQIELNKAQTELRHAILIEEQFWSQKARVKWLRTGDSNSKFFHAKVKLQRVQGAIHGSEMLHLILSLITREDNVALEGYPSMEEVKRAVFGMDGDSAAGPDCFIGKFFTFAWDILAQDVYNGANRVATLLPKIVSPQQTGFIKGRNIRENFLLAQEIITGIGKKTRGGNVALKLDMS, via the exons ATGCATGATGTAAAATTTGCTGCAATTTGTGAACCAAAGGCAGATGTCGCACAGATTGAGTCTATTAGGTTACGCATTTCTTTTGACGCTGTAGAGGTTAATACGTCAGGTGATATATGGGTCTTCTATAGTTTGCCTTTCACGTGTTCCGTGGTAGGTCGATCTTCCCAACATATTTCCTTGCTAGTTCATCACGCTTGGCTGCCAGGAGAGTTAGTTGTCTCATTTGCCCATGTGAGCTACTCGAGGGAGGAGAGGCGGACACTATGGCGTGATTTGCTCGTTGATAAACCAACTTCGGTACCTTGGTGTGTGTGTGGAGACTTTAATGTGATTATGGAGCCACAGGAGATGAGAGGAGGGCAGCCGTTTGGCAACACTGAGGGACAAGAGCTTTTGTCATTCATAGAGGAGGCTGCAGTATTTGATGCGGGCTTCTCAAG ACAAGTGATTCAAGAGTGGAACAAAACCTCCTTTATGAATGTTTTTGATGCTGTTCGCGCAGTAGAGGAGAATGTACTCTGTGCGGAATCACGAGTAGAGCATGAGGACTCGAAGGCGGCGCAGATAGAGCTGAATAAAGCTCAAACTGAGCTGCGTCATGCTATTTTGATTGAGGAGCAGTTTTGGAGCCAGAAGGCTCGGGTGAAATGGCTACGGACCGGGGACAGTAACTCGAAGTTTTTCCATGCTAAGGTCAAGCTGCAGAGGGTGCAAGGGGCGATTCATG GGTCGGAGATGCTTCATCTTATTCTGAGTCTCATCACCCGGGAGGATAATGTGGCCTTGGAGGGGTATCCTTCAATGGAGGAGGTAAAACGAGCGGTTTTCGGGATGGACGGGGACAGCGCGGCTGGTCCAGATTGTTTTATTGGTAAGTTTTTTACTTTTGCGTGGGACATTTTGGCTCAGGATGTTTACAATGGG GCGAATAGAGTGGCAACCCTTCTCCCCAAAATCGTGTCCCCCCAACAAACTGGATTTATTAAGGGTCGAAATATCAGAGAGAATTTCTTGTTGGCCCAAGAGATTATCACGGGTATTGGGAAGAAGACTAGAGGAGGCAATGTGGCTCTCAAACTGGATATGTCGTAG